One stretch of Amycolatopsis sp. NBC_00345 DNA includes these proteins:
- a CDS encoding oxidoreductase, which translates to MVGVGIFDSLRRRGRGGRPGTTRKASSEDTRHLEEWAATRRGVEAFVEPKTNVTEATVVLVAHDGEWTRRRIGGLESAQQFGHRRSIPVYEVARVGYPKRMREYTERKKRGQAPG; encoded by the coding sequence GTGGTCGGAGTGGGGATCTTCGACTCGCTGCGCCGGCGCGGCCGCGGCGGCAGACCGGGCACGACGCGCAAGGCCAGCTCGGAGGACACCCGGCACCTGGAGGAATGGGCCGCGACCCGGCGCGGGGTGGAGGCCTTTGTGGAACCGAAGACGAACGTCACGGAGGCCACCGTGGTCCTGGTCGCGCATGACGGCGAGTGGACCCGGCGCCGCATCGGCGGCCTCGAGTCGGCCCAGCAGTTCGGGCACCGGCGGTCCATCCCGGTGTACGAAGTGGCCCGGGTCGGTTACCCCAAGCGCATGCGCGAGTACACCGAGCGAAAGAAGCGTGGCCAGGCGCCTGGGTGA